In Rhodococcus sp. OK302, one genomic interval encodes:
- the sigM gene encoding RNA polymerase sigma factor SigM, protein MHTYRGGTGGGATDFELLTAHVAGDPHAFRELLTRHQDHLWHVARRTSYSDEDAADALQEGLLSAHRNASKFRRDAAVRSWLHAIVVNACLDRIRRNKSRQALSLSADNVEEPRDPRDDVEAVDISMTVEAALAALPPEQRAAVVAVDMEGYPVAEAALRLGIPVGTVKSRCARARKRLAGELAQFGDTGNRS, encoded by the coding sequence GTGCACACTTATCGGGGGGGCACCGGGGGCGGGGCTACGGATTTCGAATTACTGACAGCACATGTGGCGGGCGATCCACATGCTTTCCGTGAACTGCTGACCCGGCATCAGGATCATCTATGGCACGTCGCCCGACGTACCAGTTATTCGGACGAGGACGCGGCGGACGCACTCCAGGAGGGATTACTCTCCGCGCATCGCAACGCTTCCAAGTTTCGTCGGGACGCGGCGGTACGGAGTTGGCTGCACGCAATTGTCGTCAATGCATGCCTGGACCGGATACGACGAAACAAGTCTCGCCAGGCGCTGTCATTGTCGGCCGACAACGTCGAGGAACCACGGGACCCCCGCGACGATGTCGAAGCGGTGGACATAAGCATGACCGTCGAAGCAGCATTGGCCGCACTGCCTCCTGAGCAGCGCGCTGCCGTCGTCGCTGTGGACATGGAGGGTTATCCCGTGGCCGAGGCCGCACTGCGTCTGGGAATTCCTGTCGGGACCGTGAAGAGTCGCTGCGCTCGTGCCCGGAAGCGTCTTGCGGGAGAATTGGCCCAGTTCGGCGACACCGGGAACCGATCGTGA
- a CDS encoding helix-turn-helix domain-containing protein yields MNTTGSGRPRDPRIDDTVLEVTRSMLLEVGWEQLSLRAIAARAGVSRASMSRRWPSKAHLVLGSILGATPDLTPFEGTDKVGWIRWVVDGSAQLFSRPEVRAAAPGLLAALRDHDDLRNELWRGFSGPSTALFLQDSNDPDAALLDAKAVLVMAAGAAMFSSLIAVEDNTDELRARILKLLLPAAEVSR; encoded by the coding sequence ATGAACACCACAGGATCCGGTCGCCCACGAGACCCACGCATCGACGACACAGTTCTCGAGGTCACCCGCTCCATGCTCCTCGAGGTTGGTTGGGAGCAACTGAGCCTTCGTGCCATCGCGGCACGAGCCGGTGTCAGTCGGGCATCAATGTCCCGGAGATGGCCGTCCAAGGCGCACCTGGTTCTGGGATCGATCCTCGGAGCGACGCCTGATCTGACGCCCTTCGAGGGGACGGACAAAGTGGGTTGGATTCGCTGGGTGGTGGATGGCAGCGCACAGTTGTTCTCGCGGCCCGAGGTGCGCGCTGCCGCACCTGGACTGCTGGCTGCACTACGTGATCACGATGACCTGCGTAACGAGCTCTGGCGCGGCTTCAGTGGACCCAGCACCGCGTTGTTTCTTCAGGACTCGAATGATCCGGACGCTGCACTACTGGATGCGAAAGCTGTACTGGTGATGGCGGCCGGAGCCGCCATGTTCTCGAGTCTCATTGCGGTGGAAGATAATACGGATGAACTTCGCGCCAGAATTCTGAAACTGTTGCTGCCGGCGGCAGAAGTCAGCCGATAG
- the nox gene encoding 4,4'-dithiodibutanoate disulfide reductase translates to MTTPSRPAIFEPARLGPLTLKNRIIKAATFEGVMPRGAISDDLINFHAEVARGGAAMTTVAYCAVSPGGRVHRDTLVMNEQALPGLRRLTDAVHAEGSLAAAQIGHAGLVANTLSNKTKTLAPSTRLSPPAMGIVKGATLAELDSVVADYERTARIAVDAGFDAIEVHLGHNYLLSSFMSPNLNKRNDQYGGSVAKRAEYPRRVIEAVRRAAGPSVAVTAKFNMSDGVPKGLWLDQSLPIAKILEADGHLDAMQLTGGSSLLNGMYFFRGEVPMAEFVASQPKLVGYGLKFYGPKIFPTYPFEEGFFLPFARQFRETLKLPLILLGGINRVDTIDNALSEGFEFVAMARALLRDPQLVNKFQAESVAEGLCIHCNKCMPTIYSGTRCVVREALRT, encoded by the coding sequence ATGACCACACCGTCTCGACCCGCGATCTTCGAGCCTGCCCGCCTCGGGCCGCTGACCTTGAAGAACCGGATCATCAAAGCCGCCACCTTCGAGGGCGTCATGCCCCGCGGAGCGATCTCCGACGATCTGATCAACTTCCATGCCGAAGTCGCTCGTGGCGGAGCCGCCATGACCACTGTCGCGTATTGCGCCGTCTCTCCCGGCGGACGCGTGCACCGCGACACCCTTGTCATGAACGAGCAAGCACTACCGGGACTGCGTCGTCTCACCGACGCAGTCCACGCCGAAGGCTCGCTTGCAGCCGCCCAGATCGGTCACGCCGGACTCGTCGCCAACACCCTCTCCAACAAGACCAAAACCCTCGCCCCGTCGACGCGTCTGAGTCCGCCGGCCATGGGAATCGTGAAGGGCGCAACCCTCGCAGAACTCGACAGCGTCGTCGCCGACTACGAACGCACCGCACGAATCGCGGTGGACGCCGGATTCGACGCCATCGAGGTCCATCTCGGTCACAACTACCTGCTCAGTTCATTCATGAGCCCCAACCTGAACAAGCGCAACGATCAGTACGGCGGCAGCGTCGCCAAGCGTGCCGAGTACCCGCGTCGGGTCATCGAAGCCGTCCGCCGCGCTGCCGGACCATCGGTAGCGGTCACCGCGAAGTTCAACATGTCCGACGGCGTCCCCAAGGGGCTATGGCTCGATCAGAGCCTGCCCATCGCCAAGATTCTCGAGGCCGACGGCCACCTCGACGCGATGCAATTAACCGGCGGCAGTTCACTTCTCAACGGAATGTACTTCTTCCGCGGCGAGGTTCCGATGGCAGAGTTTGTTGCTTCCCAGCCCAAACTCGTCGGATACGGCCTCAAGTTCTACGGCCCGAAAATCTTTCCGACGTACCCGTTCGAGGAGGGATTTTTCCTTCCCTTCGCCCGACAGTTCCGTGAGACCCTGAAGTTGCCGCTCATCCTGCTCGGTGGCATCAATCGCGTCGACACCATCGACAATGCCCTGAGTGAAGGCTTCGAATTTGTCGCAATGGCGCGCGCACTTCTGCGAGACCCTCAGCTGGTCAACAAGTTTCAGGCCGAAAGCGTCGCCGAGGGGCTGTGCATCCACTGCAACAAGTGCATGCCCACCATCTACAGCGGAACTCGCTGCGTCGTGCGGGAGGCACTGCGTACCTAA
- the trxB gene encoding thioredoxin-disulfide reductase — protein MTTPSTVHDVIIVGSGPAGYTAGVYTARAELQPLLFEGTQFGGALMTTTEVENFPGFREGIMGPDLMEQMREQALRFDTDIRTEDVDEIDLRQPIKTVVANGETYAAHAIILAMGAAARYLGIDGEERLLGRGVSACATCDGFFFRDQDIVVVGGGDSAMEEATFLTRFARSVTLVHRREEFRASRIMLERAKANEKIRFLINTEPLEVLGENSVTGLKVRDTVTGETSTLAITGMFVAIGHDPRSELVKGQVDLDDAGYVRVAPGSTATSVDGVFAAGDLVDHTYRQAITAAGTGCSAAIDAERWLADRGDITANTLDAAGHAVDVVGAP, from the coding sequence ATGACCACTCCGTCAACGGTCCATGACGTCATCATTGTGGGTTCCGGCCCCGCCGGATACACCGCAGGTGTCTACACCGCGCGCGCCGAGCTCCAGCCCCTCCTCTTCGAGGGAACCCAGTTCGGCGGCGCCCTCATGACCACCACCGAAGTCGAAAACTTCCCCGGATTCCGCGAAGGAATCATGGGCCCCGACCTCATGGAACAGATGCGCGAACAAGCCCTGCGCTTCGACACCGACATCCGCACCGAAGACGTCGACGAAATCGACCTGCGCCAGCCGATCAAAACCGTCGTCGCCAACGGCGAAACCTACGCCGCCCACGCGATCATCCTGGCCATGGGCGCCGCCGCCCGTTACCTCGGCATCGACGGCGAAGAACGCCTGCTCGGCCGCGGCGTCAGCGCCTGCGCCACCTGCGACGGGTTCTTCTTCCGCGACCAGGACATCGTCGTCGTCGGCGGCGGCGACTCCGCCATGGAAGAAGCGACCTTCCTGACCCGCTTCGCCCGCTCCGTCACCCTGGTGCACCGCCGCGAAGAGTTCCGGGCCTCGCGCATCATGCTCGAACGCGCCAAGGCGAACGAGAAGATCCGGTTCCTGATCAACACCGAACCCCTCGAAGTGTTGGGCGAGAACAGTGTCACCGGACTGAAGGTCCGCGACACCGTCACCGGCGAAACGTCCACCCTCGCCATCACGGGCATGTTCGTCGCCATCGGCCACGATCCGCGCAGTGAACTCGTCAAGGGCCAGGTCGATCTCGACGACGCCGGTTACGTCCGCGTCGCCCCCGGTTCCACGGCCACCTCCGTCGACGGTGTCTTCGCGGCCGGTGACCTGGTCGATCACACGTACCGTCAGGCCATCACCGCTGCCGGCACCGGATGTTCCGCCGCCATCGACGCCGAACGTTGGCTGGCCGATCGTGGCGATATCACCGCCAACACCCTCGACGCCGCCGGTCATGCCGTCGACGTCGTCGGCGCCCCCTGA
- the trxA gene encoding thioredoxin encodes MSNTVTITDDSFKQDVLGSDKPVLVDFWATWCGPCKMVAPVLEEIAGENSDKLTIAKLDIDANPASARDFQVMSIPTLILFKGGKPIKTIVGAKGKAALLKELADVL; translated from the coding sequence GTGTCGAATACCGTCACCATCACCGACGATTCGTTCAAGCAGGACGTTCTGGGCAGTGACAAGCCCGTTCTGGTCGATTTCTGGGCAACCTGGTGCGGCCCGTGCAAGATGGTCGCTCCGGTGCTCGAGGAAATTGCCGGTGAGAACAGCGACAAGCTGACCATCGCCAAGCTCGACATCGACGCCAACCCGGCGTCGGCCCGCGACTTCCAGGTGATGTCGATTCCGACGTTGATCCTGTTCAAGGGTGGTAAGCCGATCAAGACGATCGTCGGCGCCAAGGGCAAGGCTGCGCTGCTCAAGGAACTCGCGGACGTCTTGTGA
- a CDS encoding N-acetylmuramoyl-L-alanine amidase, with amino-acid sequence MHRLRHGDHGPAVAEIRGTLTKLGYLHHIPSSIRRESGDGAHWVTPDVIFDQHLDSAVRAFQQQRGLLVDGIVGPATYRSIREASYRLGARTLIYQLSAPLYGDDVAALQTRLQDLGFYTGRVDGFFGPKTHESLSSFQREIGIAADGICGPQTLRSLELLGTRVTGGSPHAISEQELVHRKGPQLGGKRIVIDPGLGGPSTGAIVNGISEADILWDLAMRLEGRMAATGMETFLSRPHNADPTEAERALTSNAFDADLLISLRCDSNSSPSASGIASFHFGNSHGSVSRIGQLLTGFVQREIVARTPLRDCRTHGRTWELLRLTNMPTIQIDLGYLSNANDVQVLTNPRMRDTIAEAILISVKRLYLLGQDDQPTGTFTFAELLAEELSVAERN; translated from the coding sequence ATGCATCGACTCCGACACGGTGATCACGGCCCGGCCGTCGCCGAGATTCGGGGCACGTTAACGAAGCTGGGATACCTGCATCACATCCCCTCCAGCATTCGACGTGAAAGCGGCGACGGTGCCCACTGGGTTACGCCGGACGTCATCTTCGATCAGCACCTCGACAGCGCGGTTCGTGCCTTCCAGCAGCAACGTGGGCTACTTGTCGACGGAATTGTGGGCCCGGCAACGTATCGGTCCATACGCGAGGCCTCGTACCGTCTGGGCGCCCGCACACTGATCTACCAGTTGTCCGCGCCGCTGTACGGCGACGACGTGGCAGCGCTGCAGACCAGACTTCAGGATCTCGGTTTCTACACGGGCCGCGTCGACGGTTTCTTCGGCCCGAAGACTCACGAATCCCTCTCTTCCTTCCAGCGTGAAATCGGTATCGCGGCCGACGGTATCTGCGGTCCGCAGACGCTTCGCTCGCTCGAACTTCTCGGCACCCGTGTCACCGGTGGCTCGCCGCACGCGATCAGCGAGCAGGAACTGGTGCACCGCAAGGGACCGCAGCTCGGTGGAAAGCGCATCGTCATCGATCCGGGTTTGGGTGGGCCGTCCACTGGCGCCATCGTGAACGGGATTTCCGAAGCCGACATCTTGTGGGATCTTGCTATGCGCCTCGAGGGGCGAATGGCTGCCACGGGAATGGAAACCTTCCTCTCTCGCCCGCACAACGCAGATCCGACCGAAGCCGAACGTGCGTTGACCTCCAACGCATTCGACGCCGATCTCTTGATCTCGTTGCGCTGCGACAGCAACTCCAGCCCGTCGGCCAGCGGCATCGCGAGCTTCCATTTCGGTAACTCACACGGTTCTGTGTCGAGGATCGGCCAGCTACTCACGGGCTTCGTCCAGCGCGAAATTGTGGCACGAACCCCGTTGCGGGACTGCAGAACTCACGGTAGAACGTGGGAGCTGTTGCGCCTGACCAACATGCCGACAATCCAAATCGATCTCGGATACCTCTCCAACGCGAATGATGTTCAGGTACTTACCAATCCGCGGATGCGCGACACCATCGCCGAGGCAATCCTGATTTCGGTCAAACGCCTCTACCTGCTCGGCCAAGACGATCAGCCGACCGGCACCTTCACCTTCGCCGAGCTTCTCGCAGAAGAACTTTCGGTAGCAGAACGCAACTGA
- a CDS encoding ParB/RepB/Spo0J family partition protein codes for MTQARKGGLGRGLAALIPTGPATAPGLGSAAADVVIGGDSSGSKRNPSPPPLKVAAPKAPRATKKAAAGASPDAELEPTGAVYLEIEPSLIETNPKQPRTVFDEEALAELVHSIREFGLMQPIVVRRNGDKYQLVMGERRWRASQEAGLEKIPAIIRETDDDSMLRDALLENIHRVQLNPLEEAAAYQQLLEEFEVTHEELAHRIGRSRPVVTNMIRLLKLPVAVQRRVAAGVLSAGHARALLSLEAGADAQEVMAARVVAEGMSVRATEEAVTLANRADNEIAPQQKRKPIVMPGLQDVAERLSDSFDTRVTVSLGKRKGKIVVEFGSVDDLQRIVGMMESQKSKK; via the coding sequence ATGACCCAGGCACGCAAAGGCGGATTGGGCCGCGGGTTGGCCGCTCTCATTCCCACCGGCCCGGCTACGGCACCCGGCCTAGGTTCGGCGGCTGCCGACGTCGTCATCGGTGGAGACAGCAGCGGAAGTAAGCGCAACCCCTCCCCTCCCCCACTGAAGGTGGCGGCACCGAAAGCGCCGCGGGCTACCAAGAAGGCCGCTGCCGGCGCATCACCGGACGCCGAACTCGAGCCGACCGGTGCGGTGTACCTCGAGATCGAACCGAGTCTGATCGAGACAAACCCGAAGCAACCGCGCACCGTTTTCGACGAGGAAGCGCTCGCGGAGTTGGTGCATTCCATCCGTGAATTCGGATTGATGCAGCCGATCGTGGTTCGTCGTAACGGCGACAAGTACCAACTTGTCATGGGTGAGCGTCGTTGGCGCGCGAGTCAGGAAGCCGGTCTCGAGAAGATTCCGGCGATCATTCGCGAGACCGACGACGACTCGATGTTGCGTGATGCCCTCCTCGAGAACATTCATCGCGTTCAGTTGAATCCCCTCGAGGAGGCTGCCGCGTATCAGCAGTTGCTCGAAGAGTTCGAGGTGACGCATGAGGAATTGGCTCATCGGATCGGTCGTTCACGGCCGGTAGTGACCAACATGATTCGTCTGTTGAAGTTGCCGGTGGCAGTGCAACGACGCGTCGCTGCCGGTGTTCTCTCGGCCGGACATGCTCGTGCATTGCTCTCCCTCGAGGCGGGTGCCGACGCTCAGGAAGTGATGGCGGCGCGTGTCGTGGCGGAAGGAATGTCCGTCCGAGCGACCGAGGAAGCTGTCACTTTGGCCAACCGGGCGGACAACGAGATCGCTCCGCAGCAGAAGCGGAAGCCGATTGTGATGCCGGGTCTTCAGGATGTGGCGGAGCGGTTGTCGGACTCGTTCGACACTCGTGTGACGGTCAGTCTGGGCAAGCGCAAAGGCAAGATTGTGGTCGAATTCGGCTCCGTCGACGACCTTCAGCGCATCGTCGGGATGATGGAATCACAGAAGTCGAAGAAGTGA